A genomic region of Roseateles amylovorans contains the following coding sequences:
- a CDS encoding ABC transporter ATP-binding protein encodes MFGWFEKLVDPFPTTPAPQPPAGFFAFVWSSTRGMRRLILVLILLTAAIGAFEALLFSMLGSVVDWLSAVPADQWWTTQKSKLLMLAGILLASPLLIALQGMSKYQGLSSNFPMRLRWNFHRHLLAQSLSFYQDEFAGRVSAKLMQTALAVRDCVLIVTDILVFITIYFVTMLGVVGSFDATLLLPFLGWLACYVLALTFFVPRLGKAAAAQADARSLMTGRVTDAYTNISTVKLFSHSQREAGFASSAMKDFLATAYRQMRLISGFEIVNHALSMGLIAATAGMTLWLWTQGQVGIGAVAAATAMALRLNGISHWIMWEMASLFENIGTVQDGITTLARPIEIRDAPDAQPLTVSRGELRFEQVNFSYGGKKPVLHDLTLQIHPGEKIGVVGRSGAGKSTLLNLLLRFYDIDSGRVLIDGQDIARVTQDSLRAQVGMVTQDTSLLHRSVRDNLMYGRPDATEAAMRAAAERAEAVDFIDGLTDAKGRKAYDAHVGERGVKLSGGQRQRIAIARVMLKDAPILLLDEATSALDSEVESAIQRSLYRLMEGKTVVAIAHRLSTIAAMDRLIVMDQGRIVEQGDHASLLAQGGLYAKLWAHQSGGFLVEDELDAASPGSDLDPDAVDAASPATHRAAAGDRPPRSGEHHDTDRDIVHADRD; translated from the coding sequence GTGTTTGGCTGGTTCGAAAAACTCGTCGATCCGTTTCCGACGACGCCCGCGCCGCAGCCACCGGCCGGTTTCTTCGCCTTCGTGTGGTCGTCCACCCGCGGCATGCGCCGGCTCATCCTGGTGCTGATCCTGCTCACCGCCGCCATCGGCGCCTTCGAGGCGCTGCTGTTCTCGATGCTGGGCTCAGTGGTGGACTGGCTCAGCGCCGTGCCCGCCGATCAGTGGTGGACCACGCAGAAGTCCAAGCTGCTGATGCTGGCCGGCATCCTGCTGGCCAGCCCGCTGCTGATCGCCCTGCAAGGCATGAGCAAGTACCAGGGCCTGTCCAGCAACTTCCCGATGCGGCTGCGCTGGAATTTCCATCGCCACCTGCTCGCCCAGAGCCTGAGCTTCTATCAGGACGAGTTCGCCGGCCGCGTCTCCGCCAAGCTGATGCAGACCGCCCTGGCAGTCCGCGACTGCGTGCTGATCGTCACCGACATCCTGGTCTTCATCACCATCTACTTCGTCACCATGCTGGGCGTGGTGGGCAGCTTCGACGCGACGCTGCTGCTGCCCTTCCTCGGATGGCTGGCCTGCTATGTGCTGGCGCTGACCTTCTTCGTGCCGCGCCTGGGCAAGGCCGCCGCCGCACAGGCCGATGCCCGCAGCCTGATGACCGGCCGGGTGACCGACGCCTACACCAACATCAGCACCGTCAAGCTGTTCTCCCACAGCCAGCGCGAGGCCGGCTTCGCCAGCAGTGCGATGAAGGACTTCCTGGCCACCGCCTACCGGCAGATGCGCCTGATCAGCGGCTTCGAGATCGTCAACCATGCCCTGTCGATGGGCCTGATCGCGGCCACCGCCGGCATGACGCTGTGGCTGTGGACCCAGGGCCAGGTCGGCATCGGCGCCGTCGCCGCGGCCACCGCGATGGCGCTGCGGCTCAACGGCATCTCGCACTGGATCATGTGGGAGATGGCCAGCCTGTTCGAGAACATCGGCACGGTGCAGGACGGCATCACGACACTGGCTCGCCCGATCGAGATCCGGGATGCGCCCGACGCGCAACCGCTCACCGTCTCCCGCGGTGAACTCCGCTTCGAGCAGGTCAACTTCAGCTACGGCGGCAAGAAACCGGTGCTGCACGACCTGACCCTGCAGATCCACCCCGGCGAGAAGATCGGCGTGGTCGGTCGCTCCGGCGCCGGCAAATCGACACTGCTCAACCTGCTGCTGCGCTTCTACGACATCGACAGCGGCCGGGTGCTGATCGACGGCCAAGACATCGCCCGCGTGACCCAGGACAGCCTGCGCGCCCAGGTCGGCATGGTCACCCAAGACACCAGCCTGCTGCACCGCTCGGTGCGCGACAACCTGATGTACGGTCGCCCGGACGCCACCGAAGCCGCCATGCGCGCCGCCGCCGAACGCGCCGAAGCCGTTGATTTCATCGATGGCTTGACCGACGCCAAGGGCCGCAAGGCCTATGACGCCCATGTCGGCGAGCGCGGTGTGAAGCTCTCCGGCGGCCAGCGTCAACGCATCGCCATCGCCCGGGTAATGCTCAAGGACGCCCCGATCCTGCTGCTGGACGAGGCCACCAGCGCGCTGGATTCGGAAGTCGAGTCCGCCATCCAGCGCAGCCTCTACCGGTTGATGGAGGGCAAGACGGTGGTGGCCATCGCCCACCGGCTGTCGACCATCGCCGCCATGGACCGGCTGATCGTGATGGACCAGGGCCGCATCGTCGAGCAAGGGGATCACGCGTCCCTGCTGGCCCAGGGTGGTCTGTACGCCAAGCTGTGGGCCCACCAGAGCGGCGGCTTCCTGGTCGAGGATGAACTGGACGCGGCGTCCCCGGGCAGCGACCTTGATCCCGATGCGGTCGACGCCGCGTCGCCGGCCACGCACCGCGCAGCCGCCGGCGACCGGCCCCCGCGATCAGGGGAACACCACGACACGGATCGCGACATCGTCCACGCCGACCGCGACTGA
- a CDS encoding HPr-rel-A system PqqD family peptide chaperone gives MWRCRHRLHDVLLAWEGEQHAVFFDPVGGDTHLIAALGAQLAEWLAAEPLDRDQLRHRLAHDIDWDQPPTPDALDDLLDLHLNRLIDIRLLAEEPRA, from the coding sequence GTGTGGCGCTGCCGCCATCGACTCCATGACGTGCTGTTGGCCTGGGAGGGCGAACAGCACGCTGTCTTTTTCGACCCGGTCGGCGGCGACACCCACCTGATCGCTGCGCTCGGCGCCCAACTGGCCGAATGGCTGGCCGCCGAGCCGCTGGACCGCGATCAACTGCGGCATCGCCTGGCGCATGACATCGACTGGGACCAGCCGCCCACGCCCGACGCCCTGGACGATCTGCTGGACCTGCATCTGAACCGCCTCATCGACATCCGTCTGCTGGCGGAGGAGCCGCGGGCTTGA